A window of the Limanda limanda chromosome 8, fLimLim1.1, whole genome shotgun sequence genome harbors these coding sequences:
- the LOC133008971 gene encoding spatacsin-like, with protein sequence MTPPPEDEVAVQLQRLVDQCCHGNNYCKQVLSLYQLSKELQSSFSQICLQEPGSVLELLLQSDQPERFRKAQAFIRAQGLSTDTVAELVSSAVAQALLGSAHDLHTEKQVFRHSLLQLIKLCDDPNLT encoded by the exons ATGACTCCGCCCCCTGAAGACGAGGTCGCCGTCCAGCTGCAGAGACTGGTGGATcagtgttgccatggcaacaactACTGCAAACAGGTCCTGAGCCTCTACCAGCTCTCCAAG gagctgcagagctCCTTCAGTCAGATCTGCCTCCAGGAGCCTGGCTcggtgctggagctgctgctgcagtcggATCAGCCCGAGCGCTTCAGGAAGGCTCAGGCCTTCATCCGGGCCCAGGGCCTCTCCACAGACACCGTGGCCGAGCTGGTCTCCTCCGCCGTGGCCCAGGCGCTGCTGGGCTCCGCCCACGACCTCCACACGG AGAAGCAGGTATTCCGGCACTCGCTGCTTCAGCTGATCAAACTATGTGATGACCCGAATCTG ACCTGA